A part of Bifidobacteriaceae bacterium genomic DNA contains:
- a CDS encoding FtsX-like permease family protein: MRRAWLLARADLRRKRGQAAVLLAFVALAAAVATIGLVVGLRYPASYDQAAAQANVPHVVIMESDSVYSPAHRDQLADRPDATAVETEPVFAAGAKTRFGDGELTMVVMIVSATQDRSMDLVDMRPGAQDLRAGGVYLPYLFEVAGGYAVGDPITLTRGEDVIELTVAGFADEAMFGSLLNQWYRLVVSPDTFAGLAEQFPDARATLVTAQFADKADAVRIATDYSSQALEDNPAAMDAVAAGQAVLRVTDWEVMRQGRVFMASILATIAMAFAAIVGVVALIMIRFRVRAQIEDSMADIGTLKALGYTSGQLAAGLVLQVGLIASVGAVAGTLLGHAALPALADALSAQSALTWRPGFDWAAGGTCAGGIVGVAAAVAGWACWRLRSLPPLTALRFGLEVHDFKRDRLPLARVRARLPFALALKAVVRSPAQSATIALVVAPAAFMATAALAAYNGIGVEQDSFYRIVGGEVPDVIAEVADPLDAPRALAELEGLPQVRKAAEYSNTVRLRLNGDLTFGLVTGDFAKFEGTLVFKGRFPAHPNEVAVSARHAELLDLAVGDEVRLAAAGTEASYLVTGLIQTMNESGLVTAATTAGLERIWPGRPWTQIGVYLRDPAEAADFAARLADGDLVGPPLLGALNLREQGQAQLQAYGAIMAGVAGVMAAVAAAVTALVLVGVLGTAIRRQRTAFGVQRALGFTTGQLARQVAATYWPAAAIGTALGCAAGWALFPALMGALFRSLGIYSLDMAAPAAAVAVLAAALAAFALAVALGLAAGVRRVTAYALVTE, from the coding sequence ATGCGGCGCGCTTGGCTGCTGGCCCGCGCCGACCTGCGCCGCAAGCGCGGCCAGGCGGCCGTCCTGCTCGCCTTCGTGGCGCTGGCCGCCGCCGTGGCGACCATCGGGCTGGTGGTGGGGCTCCGCTACCCCGCCTCCTACGACCAGGCGGCGGCCCAAGCCAACGTGCCGCACGTGGTGATCATGGAGTCTGATTCCGTCTACTCCCCCGCCCACCGCGACCAGTTGGCCGACCGCCCCGACGCCACGGCCGTGGAGACGGAGCCGGTGTTCGCCGCCGGAGCCAAGACCCGGTTCGGCGACGGCGAGTTGACCATGGTCGTGATGATCGTCTCCGCCACCCAAGACCGGTCCATGGACTTGGTGGACATGCGGCCCGGCGCCCAAGACCTCCGCGCCGGCGGCGTCTACCTCCCCTACCTCTTCGAGGTGGCCGGCGGCTACGCGGTGGGCGACCCGATCACCTTGACCAGGGGCGAGGATGTGATCGAGTTGACCGTGGCCGGGTTCGCCGACGAGGCCATGTTCGGTTCCCTCCTCAACCAGTGGTACCGCCTGGTCGTCTCGCCCGACACGTTCGCCGGGTTGGCCGAACAGTTTCCGGACGCGCGCGCCACACTGGTAACGGCGCAGTTCGCCGACAAGGCCGATGCCGTCCGGATCGCCACCGACTACTCCTCGCAAGCGCTCGAGGACAACCCGGCCGCCATGGACGCGGTCGCCGCCGGCCAGGCCGTCCTTCGGGTCACGGACTGGGAGGTGATGCGCCAGGGCAGAGTCTTCATGGCGAGCATCTTGGCGACCATCGCCATGGCCTTCGCCGCGATTGTGGGCGTGGTGGCGCTGATCATGATCCGTTTTCGGGTGCGCGCCCAAATCGAGGACTCCATGGCGGACATCGGCACGCTCAAAGCGCTGGGGTACACGTCGGGCCAACTCGCGGCGGGGCTGGTTTTACAGGTCGGGCTGATCGCGTCGGTGGGCGCGGTGGCCGGGACCCTGCTGGGGCACGCCGCCCTGCCCGCGTTGGCGGACGCCCTCAGCGCGCAGTCGGCGCTGACCTGGCGGCCCGGCTTCGACTGGGCGGCGGGGGGAACCTGCGCGGGCGGCATCGTCGGCGTCGCCGCGGCGGTGGCGGGCTGGGCTTGCTGGCGGCTGCGCTCGCTGCCGCCGCTCACCGCGTTGCGGTTCGGTCTGGAGGTCCACGACTTCAAGCGCGACCGGTTGCCGCTGGCGCGCGTCCGGGCGCGCCTGCCCTTCGCCCTCGCGCTCAAAGCCGTGGTCCGCTCCCCGGCGCAATCGGCCACCATAGCCCTGGTGGTGGCGCCCGCTGCTTTCATGGCGACGGCCGCCCTGGCCGCCTACAACGGCATCGGCGTGGAGCAGGACAGCTTCTACCGGATCGTCGGAGGGGAGGTCCCCGACGTGATCGCGGAGGTCGCCGACCCGCTCGACGCGCCGCGCGCGCTGGCGGAACTGGAGGGCCTGCCCCAGGTCCGCAAAGCCGCCGAATACTCCAACACCGTCCGCCTGCGCCTCAACGGCGACCTCACGTTTGGGCTGGTCACCGGCGATTTCGCGAAGTTTGAGGGCACGCTTGTGTTCAAGGGCCGGTTCCCGGCCCACCCGAACGAGGTGGCGGTCAGCGCCAGGCACGCCGAACTCCTCGACTTGGCCGTGGGCGACGAGGTCCGGCTCGCCGCGGCGGGGACCGAAGCCTCCTACCTGGTCACGGGGTTGATCCAAACGATGAACGAATCGGGCTTGGTCACGGCGGCGACAACAGCCGGACTGGAGCGAATCTGGCCCGGCCGCCCCTGGACCCAGATCGGCGTCTACCTGCGGGACCCGGCTGAGGCGGCGGACTTCGCGGCGCGGCTCGCGGACGGCGACTTGGTGGGGCCGCCACTGCTGGGCGCGTTGAATCTGCGCGAGCAGGGGCAGGCTCAGTTGCAGGCCTACGGCGCCATCATGGCCGGCGTGGCGGGGGTGATGGCGGCCGTCGCCGCGGCCGTCACGGCGCTGGTGTTGGTCGGCGTGCTAGGGACGGCCATCCGCCGGCAGCGGACCGCCTTCGGCGTCCAACGCGCTTTGGGGTTCACCACCGGGCAGTTGGCCCGTCAGGTGGCCGCGACCTACTGGCCGGCGGCCGCCATCGGAACGGCGCTGGGCTGCGCCGCCGGCTGGGCCCTCTTCCCCGCCCTGATGGGAGCCCTGTTTCGGTCGCTCGGCATCTACTCGCTCGACATGGCGGCCCCGGCCGCCGCCGTGGCCGTGCTCGCCGCCGCGCTGGCGGCCTTCGCCTTGGCCGTGGCCCTCGGCCTGGCCGCCGGCGTCCGCCGGGTCACGGCCTACGCCTTAGTCACCGAGTAG
- a CDS encoding response regulator transcription factor, whose amino-acid sequence MSRRQRVDCLIIDDEAALSQATVEYFTMLGTPAAWAPDSAGALTLLANNDVGVILLDINLEGESGFALCRRLRRETDIPILFISARGGDDDILLGLGVGGDDYIAKPYSLAVLHAKVQAVLRRSRQSAAPAAGPAARQAGDLVGPDLAPTDLSPMEFANADLSPMEFANADLANADRTHADPAHAHASQEFRCGQIQLRFDLERAFGPAGPIALTAIEYALLARLARAPGQVVPKRELFVAAWGHTQVGEGALNVHIRRLRAKLAAAAPGHDQLISTAWGVGYALDPDRAAA is encoded by the coding sequence ATGAGCCGCCGCCAGCGCGTTGACTGCCTGATCATTGACGACGAGGCCGCGCTTTCGCAGGCCACCGTCGAGTACTTCACCATGTTGGGAACCCCGGCCGCTTGGGCGCCGGACTCGGCGGGCGCCCTGACCCTCTTGGCCAACAACGACGTCGGCGTGATCCTGCTGGACATCAATTTGGAGGGCGAGTCGGGGTTCGCGCTGTGCCGGCGGCTGCGCCGCGAGACCGACATCCCCATCCTGTTCATCTCCGCCCGCGGCGGCGATGACGACATCCTGTTGGGCCTCGGCGTGGGCGGGGACGACTACATCGCCAAGCCCTATTCCCTGGCGGTCCTGCACGCCAAGGTCCAGGCGGTGCTGCGCCGAAGCCGCCAGAGCGCGGCACCCGCGGCGGGGCCAGCGGCCCGCCAGGCCGGAGACCTCGTCGGCCCAGACCTCGCCCCCACCGACCTCTCCCCCATGGAGTTCGCCAACGCAGACCTCTCCCCCATGGAGTTCGCCAACGCAGACCTCGCCAACGCAGACCGGACCCACGCAGACCCCGCCCACGCCCACGCGTCGCAAGAGTTCCGGTGCGGCCAAATCCAACTCCGATTCGACCTGGAGCGGGCGTTCGGCCCGGCCGGCCCCATCGCCCTCACCGCGATCGAGTACGCCCTGCTCGCGCGCCTGGCCCGCGCGCCCGGCCAGGTGGTGCCCAAACGCGAGCTCTTCGTGGCCGCGTGGGGCCACACCCAGGTTGGCGAGGGCGCCCTCAACGTCCACATCCGCCGCCTGCGCGCCAAGCTGGCGGCCGCCGCCCCCGGCCACGACCAACTGATCTCCACCGCCTGGGGGGTCGGCTACGCGCTCGACCCGGACCGCGCCGCCGCATGA
- a CDS encoding ABC transporter ATP-binding protein, producing MATPALIETEKLSKTFSREGVQQHVLRNLDLTIRQGDFTVIMGASGAGKSTLLYALSGMDTPTLGDVRFQGRSLAGLSQSALARFRRRACGFVFQQIHLLETLSLFDNAMAAGLLVSKDRAAVARRAEELFAQVGIDQATWRKLPAQTSGGEAQRAAVVRALVNSPAALFADEPTGALDQTSGTAVLDALTAANQGGQSVVLVTHDLKSARRGDRVLYLSDGQIAGELDLRAISGGANAPAGEGHGGANAARGPGGAETVAAGPADARGSGHRPGSGPDAARAQALRSFLIDQGW from the coding sequence ATGGCCACCCCAGCCCTGATCGAGACCGAGAAGCTCTCCAAGACGTTCTCCCGCGAAGGCGTGCAGCAGCACGTTCTGCGAAACCTGGACCTGACGATCCGCCAAGGCGACTTCACCGTCATCATGGGCGCGTCCGGCGCGGGCAAATCCACGCTGTTGTACGCGCTGTCCGGCATGGACACTCCCACGCTTGGGGACGTGCGCTTCCAGGGCCGCTCGCTGGCCGGGCTCTCGCAGAGCGCGCTGGCCCGGTTCCGCCGGCGCGCCTGCGGGTTCGTGTTTCAGCAGATCCATCTGTTGGAGACGCTCTCCCTGTTCGACAACGCGATGGCCGCCGGGTTGCTCGTGTCAAAGGACCGGGCGGCGGTGGCGCGGCGCGCCGAGGAGTTGTTCGCGCAGGTCGGCATTGACCAGGCGACCTGGCGCAAGCTCCCCGCCCAAACCTCCGGCGGCGAAGCCCAGCGCGCCGCCGTGGTCCGCGCGCTGGTCAACTCCCCGGCGGCGCTCTTCGCGGACGAGCCGACCGGCGCCCTCGACCAGACGTCCGGCACGGCCGTGCTGGACGCCCTGACGGCCGCCAACCAGGGCGGCCAGAGCGTGGTCCTGGTGACCCACGACCTGAAGTCCGCCCGCCGCGGCGACCGCGTGTTGTATCTGAGCGACGGGCAAATCGCGGGTGAGTTGGACCTGCGCGCGATAAGCGGCGGCGCAAACGCCCCGGCTGGCGAGGGCCACGGGGGTGCCAACGCAGCACGTGGGCCTGGCGGGGCGGAAACGGTGGCGGCCGGCCCCGCCGACGCCCGCGGTTCGGGCCACCGCCCCGGTTCGGGCCCGGACGCGGCGCGCGCCCAGGCCCTGCGCTCCTTCCTGATCGACCAGGGGTGGTGA
- a CDS encoding HAMP domain-containing histidine kinase, translated as MTARRLAVALTAAVAALTALAWALIKPPQPPTPDLPALNDVAAQLTREISRVGTAGYELPNPPGTPPYAVVGPDGRLLDATGPDAPGTVAAAINRRGTVLNLLDGDRLAGQVLFATADDAALAAQAKALRWTFVALAAALEIAALALLWRAHRTMLRPFREMRAFARQVAAGDLDAPLRMDKANAFGAFTEAFDLMRGELSDARERERAQDRARKELVASLGHDMKTPVASIKAVAELMAAQTSDEQAAKRLAVIGAKADQIDALASNLLDGALQDLEVLPVNPREIGSREVAEMLTEADHLGWLDGAALPDCLVKADPLRLAQTLGNIVANSYKYGAPPIRPAARIEAGWLVLTLADGGPGADPEELSLLTRKFYRGRAGAGKTGAGLGLYLADHLMTRMGGHLTCENAEGSGFAVTLRLALA; from the coding sequence ATGACCGCCCGCCGCCTCGCCGTCGCGTTGACTGCGGCCGTGGCCGCGTTGACCGCGCTGGCCTGGGCGCTCATCAAGCCGCCCCAGCCCCCCACCCCCGACCTGCCCGCGCTCAACGACGTCGCGGCCCAGTTGACACGGGAGATCAGCCGCGTGGGTACCGCTGGATACGAGTTGCCGAACCCGCCGGGCACTCCCCCGTACGCGGTGGTCGGCCCTGATGGCCGCTTGCTCGACGCCACCGGCCCCGACGCCCCCGGCACCGTCGCCGCCGCTATCAACCGCCGGGGCACGGTGCTCAACCTGCTGGACGGCGACCGCTTGGCGGGCCAGGTTTTGTTCGCCACCGCCGACGATGCCGCCCTGGCCGCCCAGGCCAAAGCCCTCCGGTGGACGTTCGTCGCCTTGGCGGCGGCCCTGGAGATCGCCGCCCTGGCCCTCCTTTGGCGAGCGCACCGGACCATGTTGCGCCCCTTCCGCGAGATGCGGGCGTTCGCCCGCCAGGTGGCCGCCGGGGACTTGGACGCGCCGCTCAGGATGGACAAGGCGAACGCCTTCGGCGCGTTCACGGAGGCGTTCGACCTGATGCGCGGAGAGCTGAGCGACGCCCGCGAGCGGGAACGCGCCCAGGACCGGGCCCGCAAGGAACTGGTGGCCTCCCTGGGTCACGACATGAAGACGCCGGTCGCGTCCATCAAAGCGGTGGCGGAGCTCATGGCCGCCCAGACCAGTGACGAACAGGCGGCCAAGCGGCTGGCTGTGATCGGCGCGAAGGCGGACCAGATAGACGCCCTCGCGTCGAATCTGCTGGACGGCGCCCTCCAGGACCTAGAGGTCTTGCCCGTCAACCCCCGCGAGATCGGCTCCCGGGAGGTCGCCGAAATGCTGACCGAGGCCGACCACCTGGGTTGGCTGGACGGCGCCGCGCTCCCGGACTGCCTGGTCAAAGCGGACCCGCTGCGCCTGGCGCAAACGCTGGGGAACATTGTCGCGAACTCGTACAAGTACGGGGCGCCGCCCATCCGGCCGGCGGCGCGCATCGAGGCGGGCTGGCTGGTCCTGACCCTGGCGGACGGCGGCCCCGGCGCGGACCCGGAGGAGCTCTCGCTCCTGACCCGCAAGTTCTACCGGGGACGGGCGGGTGCCGGGAAGACCGGGGCGGGCTTGGGCCTGTACCTGGCCGATCACCTGATGACCCGCATGGGCGGACACCTGACCTGCGAAAACGCCGAAGGCAGCGGTTTCGCGGTGACGTTGCGCCTGGCCCTCGCCTGA